One Actinomycetota bacterium genomic window carries:
- a CDS encoding PhoH family protein — MSSSPQPSPTSQPSSPGTAPVTSAKVLVPGDRSMVALLGTRDELLRLVEEAFDASVHVRGNEISVTGH; from the coding sequence TTGAGTAGCAGCCCACAGCCTTCCCCGACGTCCCAGCCGTCGTCGCCCGGAACCGCCCCGGTCACCTCCGCCAAGGTCCTCGTCCCCGGCGACCGCTCGATGGTCGCGCTGCTGGGGACCCGAGACGAGCTGCTCCGGTTGGTCGAGGAAGCCTTCGACGCCAGCGTTCACGTCCGCGGCAACGAGATCTCGGTCACCGGCCAC